The Fusobacterium sp. genome contains the following window.
AGCAAAGGAAATATTAACAGGGCAAACAAGAACTATTATATCAGAAATGGAATTTGAAGACTTGTTGCAAGATAGGGTTCTATTGATGACAAAAGTAAGTGAAAATGCTGAAAAAGAACTTAGCAAACTAGGGCTTGATTTAATTAACTATAATATCAAAATGATAAAAGATATGGATGGGATTACAGAAATGCTTGGGAAGAAAGCATCTGCCCTTGCAACTTCAGATGCGCAGATAGCTGTAGCAGAACAACAGAGAAAATCTGATGTTGGAGTAGCAGAAGCTAATGCTCAAAGAGATATAGCTGTAACTGAACAGGATAAAGTGAGACAGATACAAGTATCAAAAACTAAAGCAGTGATAACAGAAGAAACAATCAAAGCCGAACTTATTCAGACTAATGCAACCCAAAATAAATTAGCTGAAGAAAAAAGAATGGAATCTGAATCTCAAAAAGCTCAAAATTTATATAGGATAGAAACTGAAAAATCAATTAATTTGAAAGAGCTGGATAAAGAAAAAGAAATTAAACTTCAAGAAGAAAGCTTGAAACAAGAGATAGCAGATAAATCTAAAGAAACTGTTAAAAAACAGGCAGAAGTTGCATTAGAAACTCAAAGAGCAAAAGAAATAGTAGAAACAAAAGTATATAATGAAAAACTTGAAATAGAAAAAGTTACAGAACTTAAATTAAAAAAATTAGAAGCAGATAATCAATTAGAGATAGCTAAAATTAAAGCAGATGCAATATTAATAGAAGCAAGAGCTGAAGCAGATAAATTGAAAGCATTAGCTGAAGCAGATGCAATCAAAGTAGCACTGCCTATTGAAAAAAAGGCTGAAGCAGAGAAGAAGCTGTTAGAAGTATATGGGCAATCAGGAATTATGGGACTTAAACTTATTGAAATACTTCCAGAGCTGGCTAGAGCACAGGCAGATGCAGTGGCAAATATAGATATTAACAGTTTGAATATCATATCTGGTGATGGAGGGTCAACAGATGGAAATAGTGGAGCAGGAAATCAAATAGCAGGAATAGTAACAGATATAACAAGAGCTATACCAGCTTTTAAAATGGCAAATGATATAGCAAAATCTATAAATATGCCTGAACTTTCAATAACTGGAGATATAAAAACAAAAAAATAAAAAAAGGAGGATGGGTAAAAACCTCCTCCTTTTTTTATTTCTTATTTGATAACTAATATTTCTTTAAATTCTTTTATATTATTTCTGCTTACAGGAATTTTAAATTTCAAATCCTGTATTTTTAAGATATAAGTTCCATTGAACCATTGTTCAACTTCTGTTATTTTATCAAGATTTACCATATAAGATCTATGTGTTCTATAGAATTTATTTTTAGGAAGTATTTCTTCCCACTTAGATATTTTTATTTTTGAAGAATAAGAATTATCTTTAGTATAGATCATACTTTCTTTCTCTCCTGCTTCAATGTAATAGATATCATCAATAGAAATTACATACATTTTTTCATCAGAAGTAACAGTTATTTTATTAATTTTATTAATATCTTTTACATGTTCTGTTTCTTTTTCTTTTGTAAGATTGTTCAAAACTTCATTTATTCTTTTTTCAGAATAAGGTTTTAGGAGATAATCAAAAGCTTTAATTTCAAAAGCTTCTGCAGCATACTCTTTATATGCTGTTATAAATACTATTTTCAAATTTCCATTGAGTTTAGAGAGAATTTTTCCAAGACTCATTCCATCTAATTCAGGCATGTTTATATCTAAAAAAACTATATCTGTTTTATTTGCTTGGAGATATTTAAGAGCATCTAAAGGACTATCAAATTCTTTTTCAAGTTCTATTTCTCCATGTTTTTCAATAAAGAATTTTAGTTCTTCTCTAGCTGGAAATTCATCTTCTACAATTACACATTTAAGCATTAATACCTCCTATTCTATATAAAAGGATATTTTAGTTCCTTTTTTCAAACATTCTATAGCCAGTCCCTTACCATACATTAGTTTTATTCTATTATGAACATTTTTAAGGCCAATACTCTTTTCCATTCTTTCATTCAATTCCTCTATTATTTTTGGATCAATACCAATACCATCATCCTCAATGGTTATTATGCAGCCTCTATCTCTTTTCTTAGCAGTAATATGTACATGTCCTCCTCCTCTTTGTTTTAATAAACCATGCTTTATACTGTTTTCAACTAAAGGTTGAATAGTAAGACTTGGTATTTTTATGTTTTCTAATCCTTCTTCTACATCATAATCAACAGAAATCTTATTACCAAAGCGAGCTTTTTCAATATTAACATAAGCTTTCATTTGAGTAAGTTCCATATCAAGAGATACTACTTTTGAAGCATTCTCTAAGTTATAACGTAAATATGTAGACAAGTCAATTATAACTTCTTTTGCTTTTGCAGGGTCCATTCGTACAAAGAATGCTGTAGTATGAAGTGCATTAAAAAGAAAATGAGGATTGATTTGTGTCTGTAGAGCTTTTAATTCGGCATCTCTTGCCATAGCCTTAAAGTTTTCAACAGTACTTATTTCCAATTGTGTAGATATAAGCAAAGAAAGACCTTCAGCAAGATATTGATTTCTAGCAGTGACATTTTCAGCTTTATCAAAATATATTTTAAGGGTTCCAGATACAACTTTTTCTCCTTGAAAAAGAGGGGAAATTATACAAGACTTTATTTTCCCAGAAATACATTGAAAGTCTTTTACTCCATTTTCTTCACCAAGAACCACAATCTTTCCAGTTTTTAATACTTGTTTTGTTACTTCGCTTTTTATATCTGTATGGTCTATTTTAAATTCATTAGATTCAGAATAGCTAGCAATTATATATTTATCATTGGTTATTATAACTGCTTTAGCTTCTAAAGAATTTAAAATTATTTTGCAGATTTCATTCATAGACTCTCCTTTTCTAAAATAAGGAAGAGTTTTATTAGCTATTTCAAGAGCTAGCTTTGCTTGTTTACCAGCTATAATCTCTTTTTCAGAAATTATATCTTGAATAATAAGAATAACTATCGATACTCCTACAGCATTGGCAAGTATCATTGGAAAGTATATTTTAGAAACTATATCTTTTGCCAATTCAAAATCT
Protein-coding sequences here:
- a CDS encoding flotillin family protein, yielding MFLGVGVTLIIFLIIILLGGAVLIYRKCPNDVILVKYGLGGNKIITSNGTFILPIVQGCRKLNLKPMNIDIDLREDSNVVSNDKIRVVVEADATFAISSSPEERVIASHRLLSFNDNEICALAKEILTGQTRTIISEMEFEDLLQDRVLLMTKVSENAEKELSKLGLDLINYNIKMIKDMDGITEMLGKKASALATSDAQIAVAEQQRKSDVGVAEANAQRDIAVTEQDKVRQIQVSKTKAVITEETIKAELIQTNATQNKLAEEKRMESESQKAQNLYRIETEKSINLKELDKEKEIKLQEESLKQEIADKSKETVKKQAEVALETQRAKEIVETKVYNEKLEIEKVTELKLKKLEADNQLEIAKIKADAILIEARAEADKLKALAEADAIKVALPIEKKAEAEKKLLEVYGQSGIMGLKLIEILPELARAQADAVANIDINSLNIISGDGGSTDGNSGAGNQIAGIVTDITRAIPAFKMANDIAKSINMPELSITGDIKTKK
- a CDS encoding LytTR family DNA-binding domain-containing protein, coding for MLKCVIVEDEFPAREELKFFIEKHGEIELEKEFDSPLDALKYLQANKTDIVFLDINMPELDGMSLGKILSKLNGNLKIVFITAYKEYAAEAFEIKAFDYLLKPYSEKRINEVLNNLTKEKETEHVKDINKINKITVTSDEKMYVISIDDIYYIEAGEKESMIYTKDNSYSSKIKISKWEEILPKNKFYRTHRSYMVNLDKITEVEQWFNGTYILKIQDLKFKIPVSRNNIKEFKEILVIK
- a CDS encoding sensor histidine kinase; its protein translation is MLRLTSHLLNNLGYIIAIAFFFTKFKSAKNIFTRKKYSQKDILLLSTFFSGLAIIGTYTGVDYRGAIVNVRNIGVVVGGILAGPEVGIMVGLIAGIHRLFVDASSITTIPCAIATMSGGFITAHLYKKTNEKNCYLYGFLGGFIVENLSMILILALGSDFELAKDIVSKIYFPMILANAVGVSIVILIIQDIISEKEIIAGKQAKLALEIANKTLPYFRKGESMNEICKIILNSLEAKAVIITNDKYIIASYSESNEFKIDHTDIKSEVTKQVLKTGKIVVLGEENGVKDFQCISGKIKSCIISPLFQGEKVVSGTLKIYFDKAENVTARNQYLAEGLSLLISTQLEISTVENFKAMARDAELKALQTQINPHFLFNALHTTAFFVRMDPAKAKEVIIDLSTYLRYNLENASKVVSLDMELTQMKAYVNIEKARFGNKISVDYDVEEGLENIKIPSLTIQPLVENSIKHGLLKQRGGGHVHITAKKRDRGCIITIEDDGIGIDPKIIEELNERMEKSIGLKNVHNRIKLMYGKGLAIECLKKGTKISFYIE